A stretch of DNA from Thalassospiraceae bacterium LMO-SO8:
ATCCGGAAAACGCCAAGGCGATGCTTGCCGTCATTGCCGATACCCTGATCGCCGCCGATCCGGCGCGGAAGGATATCTACGCCCGCAACGCCGCCGCCGCGCGGGACCGGATCGATGCCCTGACCGCCGATTTTATGGGGCGTTTGGCGCCGCTCAAGGATCGGCCCTTCATCGTCTTTCACGACGCCTATCAGTATCTGGAGTATCGCTTCGGACTGACGGCCCGGGGCATCCTTGCCGTCGATCCGGATCGCCCGGCGGGGGCCCGCCACATCGCCGAACTGCGGGCGCGCATGGTCAAGTTGAACGCCGCCTGTCTGTTCACGGAGCCGCAGTTTCCGTCGCGTCTCGTCACGGCGTTGATCGAGGGGACTCAGGCGCGGATCGGCGTTCTCGACCCCCTGGGTACTGGTTTCGCGCCCGGCCCGGACCTCTACGGGAACATGATGACGGCCAATCTGCGGGCCTTCGAGGGATGTCTGGGCGCCCGGCCCTAAGCATTTTCGGACCGGAAATGGGTTTGGCGCCGTCGCGGCCTGTTCTATGCTCTCTCTCGGCGCCGTCGGCCCATTCGCAACATCGACAAGGCCGGCACCTTGAACCGGCCATCATACGGCGGCGTCCTTGGGGGCAGCATGTAAGGGTGAGCTGCCATGTCGTCTGGGTATTTGACGCGTGCCGAAGGTCTGTTTCGGATACTTCCCGCCGTTTTGCTGATCGCGGGCGGGCTGTCTCTGTTTGCGCCCGCCGCCGCCGCGGAAGAATTCGCGACGGTGCGCATGCGGCCCCAGGCCATGCCCTTCGTGACGCCCGACAACAAGATCGTGAAGCGGATCGTGAATTTCTTCATGACCGTGACCAAGGAGGCCGTGCGCGAGGTCTGCGCCAATCAGGCCGAGGTCAAAAGCATCTTCCTGGTCAATACCTACAACCGCCAGCTCGCCGATGCGAAATGGCAGTACGACATGATGAACCTGGCGAGCGATCTGTACCGTGCCCT
This window harbors:
- a CDS encoding zinc ABC transporter substrate-binding protein — translated: MSAPVNAGHARPRAAFVPLILLLAVLCAPRPAGADLRVTASIAPLHSLAAQVMAGAGAPRLLIPAGTSPHGFALSPSQAGMLAEAEVVFWIGGRLESALAKPIATIAKAARVVALSRASGLVRLPVRHLGGDDHDHGHDHGQGANADDPHYWLDPENAKAMLAVIADTLIAADPARKDIYARNAAAARDRIDALTADFMGRLAPLKDRPFIVFHDAYQYLEYRFGLTARGILAVDPDRPAGARHIAELRARMVKLNAACLFTEPQFPSRLVTALIEGTQARIGVLDPLGTGFAPGPDLYGNMMTANLRAFEGCLGARP